Proteins co-encoded in one Salvia splendens isolate huo1 chromosome 4, SspV2, whole genome shotgun sequence genomic window:
- the LOC121800430 gene encoding uncharacterized protein LOC121800430 isoform X1, with protein sequence MLPGVEAARRRRFNQKSEPSPAVSTRRSSLCLYVSSHDFHLCSSTPSSQRRQIMCDESRLAAEAREAKKRLDSRLWTSETTRVKNGSEVKKSESKGLKWLKLKWRSSSSLEEEFVVCLDEIKASPENLMKLRCGHRFHTHCLLPWQRPMHTALVAEWKLLLLHNLPCIQINAQL encoded by the exons ATGCTGCCAGGAGTTGaagcagcaagaagaagaagatttaaCCAGAAAAGCGAGCCATCTCCGGCTGTCTCCACGCGGCGATCGTCTCTCTGCTTATACGTCAGCAGCCACGACTTCCATCTCTGCAGCTCAACGCCTTCCTCG CAGAGAAGGCAGATAATGTGCGACGAGAGCCGGCTTGCCGCTGAGGCCCGAGAAGCGAAGAAGAGACTCGACTCGAGGCTGTGGACATCGGAAACCACCAG GGTTAAGAATGGTTCAGAAGTAAAGAAGAGTGAATCGAAGGGGCTGAAATGGTTGAAGCTGAAGTGGAGGTCGTCGTCGTCGTTGGAGGAGGAGTTCGTGGTGTGCTTGGACGAGATCAAGGCTTCGCCGGAAAATCTAATGAAGTTGAGATGTGGGCATAGGTTCCACACTCACTGTTTGTTGCCTTGGCAGAGGCCAATGCACACTGCCCTTGTTGCAGAATGgaaattactactacttcatAATCTACCTTGTATCCAAATTAATGCACAACTTTAA
- the LOC121800430 gene encoding uncharacterized protein LOC121800430 isoform X2 yields MLPGVEAARRRRFNQKSEPSPAVSTRRSSLCLYVSSHDFHLCSSTPSSRRQIMCDESRLAAEAREAKKRLDSRLWTSETTRVKNGSEVKKSESKGLKWLKLKWRSSSSLEEEFVVCLDEIKASPENLMKLRCGHRFHTHCLLPWQRPMHTALVAEWKLLLLHNLPCIQINAQL; encoded by the exons ATGCTGCCAGGAGTTGaagcagcaagaagaagaagatttaaCCAGAAAAGCGAGCCATCTCCGGCTGTCTCCACGCGGCGATCGTCTCTCTGCTTATACGTCAGCAGCCACGACTTCCATCTCTGCAGCTCAACGCCTTCCTCG AGAAGGCAGATAATGTGCGACGAGAGCCGGCTTGCCGCTGAGGCCCGAGAAGCGAAGAAGAGACTCGACTCGAGGCTGTGGACATCGGAAACCACCAG GGTTAAGAATGGTTCAGAAGTAAAGAAGAGTGAATCGAAGGGGCTGAAATGGTTGAAGCTGAAGTGGAGGTCGTCGTCGTCGTTGGAGGAGGAGTTCGTGGTGTGCTTGGACGAGATCAAGGCTTCGCCGGAAAATCTAATGAAGTTGAGATGTGGGCATAGGTTCCACACTCACTGTTTGTTGCCTTGGCAGAGGCCAATGCACACTGCCCTTGTTGCAGAATGgaaattactactacttcatAATCTACCTTGTATCCAAATTAATGCACAACTTTAA